The segment TCTATTTCTTAACTGTCTCTCAAATTAGAGATTGTTATTACATGAGTCTCAAAGGCTGGCtctttgtgttttattatttttgttggtctCCATCACAGATGGAATTTTTCACTTGTAATTCCTCAGAACTAAATCCATTCATAGGGAACTCAGAGCAGTGAAAATAAATTTCACGCCATAGAATAGGAAATGACAACAAGAATAAAAAGGAGTAGAGGGACCTGCAAACCAGCCAACAGCATGGATTCAGTTCTCAACTGGTGTTGGGTTTTGCAAAGGCTGGCTCACTATAACCTGTACAACATAGTCCTTCGGGATCTTCAGCTCCTCCAGCTTCATTTTGTCAGTGAGAGGTCTCCCAGAGAAGAACCACCGCTGACTGCCTGGCTCCACTCCTTCTGTTGCATGTAACCGTCTCTTCATGTGGTATACTGTGTCTGTGCTGCGTACCACAAGCTTGAGGTCTTTGCCTGTGGAAAGGCGCAAACGGAGCTGAGATTCATATCCAGAATTGGGTGGTGGCTCAGGAATATCTAGAGTCTCTATGTCACTCTTTTCCTCTATCATGTTGATTGGTGGTGCTAGGCAATAGACAGGCAGCTGATATCTGTTTCCCAGTTCATCATAGCACTCTGTAAGTGCACCTACAGAGACAGAACACAGAAGAATTGAAATTAATACTTGTGTTTATTGTGTGCAGAAAGCTTAAACATCTCTTGCTAGCATATCACagtaaagagaaaaacataaaataccagtCACTGTCAGGTGATCACCAATGATGACCTTCAAGTTGTGTCTAATTTACATATTTAGTTAACAAGGACCCTCACTTCTTACCCACCTCTGCTTTATCATTTGACTAGACTGCTCAACTTCAGtaagcagaagaggaagaaagtcaCACACTAGTATTATCAGTATTACCAGTACTAAGATCAAATTAAATGGAAGCTGAAATTACATTCAAGTGTCTTTTTAATCacacaagaaagagaaataaagtatcTCAAAGCCCACTTTACCACAACAACAGTATTGGTATTCCAGAGTAGTTTTGTCCAGATTAAAGAACTAGAGTTGGCCAGAAGATCACAAACAACTGTAcctaagggctgggatgtagctcaatggcaaaagCACTTGCCCATCAAGTGCAATGTCTCacccaggttcaatccccagtaccagaaaacaaaaaccaactgtTGGGCTGgtattgtggcttagtggtacagtgtctgcctagcatgcatgaagccttaggttcgattcctcaataccccataaacagaaaaaggtagacgtggtgctatggctaaagtggtagattgctagttttgagtaaaagaagctcaggggcagtgcccaggtcctgagttcacactccaggactggcaaaaaaaaaaaaaaaccaccaccaccaacagaaaaCACACCACAATTGTACCAACCAGCTGCTGCACACTCACTGCTTATACAGGAATGTCATTAGCACAATTAATTAACACAGAAACAACTGGTGTTTTACCTAGCCCAGATTTATCTATTACAGAGGTGCTCAAGACAATTATTATCATTAAGCAGCTATACAAAGAAGTCACTactcagtttatgaatacaatgcattttgatcaatatcacatctttcatcattctcccccatccctcccaacccttccCCTTAGCTCATCTGTTTATAAAGCAAAAACTGCATTATGATTATCAGGACTTTCCATGGGGAACTTGAAAGCATAACATATTGAACACTTTAAGATTACATATGATATGTCCTTTCCTCAAACTAGAATATTATAGAAGTACAGAAGGCCATCTCCCATACACCTTATTAAAGATCTATTTAATAGTACACTTCCTTTTACTAAGTATAACCTGTCCAACTTTCCAAAAAAAGGAGATATAGCTCGGTGGTAGAGCATTTTCCTAGCATATGTCagaccctggatttgatttccagttctggggataaaattaaatcaaatgtAAGCAGAAGAAATAACAAGGGGCCAGGCATGATGGTTCATATGCCcataatccaggctactcaggaagctgatatcaaaatcatagttcaaagccatcccagaaaacaaacagaaaacaaaacccagttTAAATCAACAAGCCAGatatggtggcatatacctgtaataccagctttTTAAGAGACTTAGGTAGGAAGGTTGCAGTGTAAGGGTAAACCTGGACAGAAAACTTAAGAGACCTTATctgggagaagaaaaacaaaaacaaaaacataaagcaaaaataTTAGGCTGGAAgtatatggctcaaatggcagaatgcctaAAAAGTgcaaagctgagttcaaaccccagtacaagaaGTACAGTAAgatggctggaaatatggcctagtggcaagaagccctgggttcaattccccagcaccacatatacagaaaacggccagaagtgacactgtggctcaagtggcagagtgctagccttgaacaaaaagaagctagggacagtgctcaggccgagtccaaggcccaggactggccaaaaaaaaaagactgtttacAAAGAAGAGAGTAAGAGTAACAGGCTTGTTAGTGATGtggttaatggaaggaagacaTGGACTTGGTgaaaaaaagcacaggaaaaaTCTGAGATGAAAAACCATAACTGCATCACAAAGGGCAAGAAACTAACAGTGCAAAGCACAGCCCAGCAACTAGACAATATTAGCCAGTGATGTCAAGGAAAGATCAAAGGATGTGCAAGACAAGGCCTCCAGCTGTCAGTCCAAAGGAAATGATAGTAACTGAGAAAGTTTCTGTGGTAGGGCTGCCACAGGAAGTGACAAAATGAAGACAGTGCTTCCTGGTCTCCACTACAGTGTTTGAggagagtaaaaataaaatggagaggTTTGCTTTAAAAGGCCATTTCAAATGCTAATTGTGTGGggatttcttttcctccctttaatCTCCACAACCCCTGTAGTTACATTTAGCTATGCCATGCATTAGAAGCTTACTTTCCATCACCACTCTGGCCAATGAAGGTGCAAATCCCTTTAGCAATACTTCACTAGTTCTAAAGCTGCTCTGCTAGGCTCACTTGAAATGCTCACCTCAGGTTCCATGACAGTCTTTTTTCCTTCTCACAAACCCCCACTGTAGGATTTTAGTTCTAGAGACAGATGGCCATCAGGATAAATGCCTGCCAGGTCATCTTCTCCTCAAGCCAGGAAGCCCTGAGGCCCACCACAGTAGGACGGAAACTGGCAAGCTGCCATGTTTCCACCTTCTGTTCCAATTTCATACATACTTTTTGTCAAGATGTTTATATCTTGTATTGGCTCAGATATTCTACTTTCTTTCATGAACTGTGTTCTATGACTACTCTTGTAATTTTCAAAATCTTTCACTAGAAAGACCTAAAGATAAATTCAATTACATGccaaataaaaagttttattaaaagcCACTGGTTATATACTATACAAGTGTCTATTAAACATCCAAAATACATCAATAAAgtgtaaaaattaaatttaaaccaTACTAACAACCTATATGAAAGACTGTCCTCCCCAAATGAATTAAGAGGGCAATGTCCAAGAACCCCCAAGGTTTTATAACACAGAAGGTCTCTTCCAAAGTCTGAGGAAATTTCTCTTGCCCAAAAGGCTTGAACTGTACTTTTCAATAACCATGACCACCGTTGAAATGAGTTGGACACAGCTATTCATGAGGACAAGATCACTGACATTAAAGAATGAATTAAAGGAAGGAAGTAGCAGGAGGTATTGTACAAGGAAGCCTAGTGAAGGGACAGAAGACTAAGGAAAAGGTTAAGTGATCAAAGGGCAGtggctttgatcaaattcacattTGTAGAGCCTAGTCTGGGACAGGTTGAGTCTACTTCCTTAAAAGATTACAGTaccagcccagtgccagtggctcatgcctgtaatcctagctactcaggaggctgagatttgagtattatggttcaaagctagccgaggcaggaaaatctatcagACTCatgtccaaataaccaccagaaaatcagaagtggcactatggctcaaagtggcagagtgctagccttgagtgaaagagctcagggacagtgcccaggccccgtgttcaagccctatgatctacaaaaaaaaaaaaaaaaaaggcagttgtAATGATTCAGTAAAACACATGTAAAATTGCCTAGCGGTAAAAATCCATAGAAGACAATCATGTTGGTTCTTTGAATTAAAATGATAGGGGAGCATTTTTGGACAGTAATATCACAAACGATCAAGGTTTCATGCACTGAGTCCACTATATCACACTTCACCAGCTCTGCTACAAACTTAAATTACATTAAGACTGTATCAAAAAGCCATCAAAAGTATCCTTCAACCAGACATTAGGAGCAGTCTTTAGGATGGAAGGGATGCTCAAATATACTACAGGCTCTAACTGTGGTTATGCTTTAGGAGAAGTAGAATTAGGTACCTAATCGTTCTCCTTCACCCAGTAAATCTGGCAATGACTACCATCATCACCATCTCTTCTGGTAGGAGGAGGCAGGGTGGCTTAGCTTCCGTGGATTGTTAGTCAAGTGATGGTCAAAAAAAACATTAAGGCTGGGCGCCagtgctcacatctataatcctagctactcaggaagctgagatttgaaggtcttgttttaaagccagcccaggcaggaaagtccatgagatccatctccaattaaccatcaaaaagcttggagtggagctgtgactcaggtgctagcctttagcaaaaaagttcagggacagcaccctgagttcaagcctcaggattgagacagacagacagacagacagacagacacacacacacacacacacacacacacacaccgcaaaTGTGTTCCCTTTGTCCCTGAAGGCTCTCCAACCTACCATGTGGTAGTGTTATGTTTGCACCATCGATGATTGCCTGTGCCAGTTCATGATCATTGCTCTCAAAGGCATGTGCAGCAGCCTTCAAGGCATCCCAAATCTCTTTACGGCCTTCAAAAGCTGGTGCAGTGTCCCAAAACTCGTCCCTCTTGCTACGTAGCTGTCCATCTGTCATAGGATAATCGCTTTTCCATTTTGGTTTCTCCCTTTTCAAAGGCTGGTTCCGACCCAgagcaactgaaaaaaaaagtaacagaaagaGTTACCTAGTTATTCTTCCTTTGGATTCTTTCACCAAATTTAGGTACAAGTTTCTCTACCAGCTATTTTCACCTACTAGATAATTTCTGGCTTAAATTGCCCTAATCCACTTTGACAAAGCAAATGGAGACAGCTATGCAAAATGTTCAATGACCAGTTAGAGTCTCTCCTCTCAGTATGAAGACTAAAAAGAATTATACTTGCAACAAAAGCACCACTTCGGTGAGAGATGTTGATAAGGGGAAGGCTATTCATGTGCCCAGGCAGAAATAAGGGAAACTTCTGTGCTTTTTAATTCTGTGAACCAAAATCCATTATTTAAAATTACTtactagtggggctgggaatatggcctagtggtaaaagtgcttgactcatatacatgaagccctgggttcaattcctcagcaccac is part of the Perognathus longimembris pacificus isolate PPM17 chromosome 25, ASM2315922v1, whole genome shotgun sequence genome and harbors:
- the Ubtd2 gene encoding ubiquitin domain-containing protein 2 isoform X2 produces the protein MTDGQLRSKRDEFWDTAPAFEGRKEIWDALKAAAHAFESNDHELAQAIIDGANITLPHGALTECYDELGNRYQLPVYCLAPPINMIEEKSDIETLDIPEPPPNSGYESQLRLRLSTGKDLKLVVRSTDTVYHMKRRLHATEGVEPGSQRWFFSGRPLTDKMKLEELKIPKDYVVQVIVSQPLQNPTPVEN
- the Ubtd2 gene encoding ubiquitin domain-containing protein 2 isoform X1, with the translated sequence MGGCVGAQHDSSGSLHETAEGAGVALGRNQPLKREKPKWKSDYPMTDGQLRSKRDEFWDTAPAFEGRKEIWDALKAAAHAFESNDHELAQAIIDGANITLPHGALTECYDELGNRYQLPVYCLAPPINMIEEKSDIETLDIPEPPPNSGYESQLRLRLSTGKDLKLVVRSTDTVYHMKRRLHATEGVEPGSQRWFFSGRPLTDKMKLEELKIPKDYVVQVIVSQPLQNPTPVEN